The Juglans regia cultivar Chandler chromosome 1, Walnut 2.0, whole genome shotgun sequence nucleotide sequence TGAATGGTGATTACAAGCTCACGTGGTATTTTGCTGACCAGATTCCGTGCTTTCTCAGCATGTTTCATTTTATGTGCTCCTCATGATCTTCCAGCGCTATATCGATTTTCATCCTGGACATTAATGAAACGAACAAGTTAGTTGATGAAAAATGCAAATTATGTTCTCTCATTTTGCCTAGCTAGGTCTATCTCTAAAACCATATTTGGGTGGAAAGCAGCCATATTTAGGTCAACTATATAACAATAATGTACGTACAACCACATCCCAACATATCATAAAAGTCAATATATAGATTATCCAACTATAGTAGCAGCTGGCATGCAGCAAGATATCAGCTAGCCTTACTCTTGAGAAAAGGATTGGCATTTaatagaaaaactaaatttCAAAGAGGATCAGACAGATCCACATGATTACCTGTGAAGATATTTGTGAGCACAACCATATAGAAAGTCTATTACAGTTTCTACCtcaaaaaaacatgtttttaagaTCAAGtacaataaacataaaacaaGAAGAGTCAAGCCAACCAGAATATAAATGCATGATCTGTATAGATAAATAGACAAATAAATTTACAGAAAATTCAAACAGCACAAGATTCAAAATTCTAGAGTTATTTACATACAATTTGCCGCTtctaatttgagattttgaatgaTCATAAAATGGTAACTAACcataggattaaacaccatcaTAATAGAATGGGAAGATCATTCCATAAAAGTAACCACAATCCATAATGTTTTGGGTCAAAACTCTCAACCACAAGGTCCTCATcccaaagaaacaaataaattcaGCAATTATATCTGGGTGCAAGAAACACTTGGAAACAATGTTGtgagaaacaaaatgaaaaacataataTACATACAATTTGCACATCACATCCTTCCCATCAAAAGCTGTTCGAGAGAGGCGGACGATGTTACGGCCGGTGGTCGTACGACCAATGCTCGTGCGTAGGTGCTGCCTACGCAATGGAGGCTGTGTATTCGTGCGTGAAGCTGAGTGCTCGTGTCGTCGAGATTCGATTTGCCGATGCTTGCGGTAGGCGTGACGTCCGGGTTCACGCCAGTGCTTGTGGAGTTGTAGTTTGGTTATGtagttttatttgtagtttatttgttgttattttagttagtattataatagaaataggCTTTTGGATTTAATATCCATAATAGTGTCCCGTATTCTTCCTCCTTGTGAGGTCAGAGGGGGTCAtgaagttctgtttttacataGTGCTGTCTCTTTTTAGAGAGAATTcctagaagttaagacaatgtccgccacaaagaaatttgtgtgtggggaagccctAGAGCTGATGCGTAGTTTGACTTATAGTCTGGATTTTTCATgtataagtcacatttgtaacttcgttttattaatgaaatgagtctGTTTCCATCAAAAAAACAAGACAGTTCCCATCATatcagtttttcttctttttaatttataaaaataaaggatgCATTCTATATATTTCCAACTTAATCTCTATTTCCATTGAAGacagtttttttaataagtatttcCATTTATTACAAACATGATCTGACTTTTGGAAAAAGGCTTCCCAGAACAAAACGAAAGACATCCACATCAAAAACCACAATgctcccaaaaagaaaatgaaaaaaatgtaagttAAGATTATGAGTTCTCTTATTCTCTGCCCATTATCACAccaacaaaatatgaaactCAAAAGTCAAACCTAATTTCTCAACCCAAACGAGttccaaaatctcaaactctaacaGTATCTAACACAGAAACGACCGACATTACAACAAATCTAGACCTTATTCAAGCTAATCAACTACAAGTAaacccataaaagaaaaaaaaacaaaacaaaacaaaatttcctACTGCAGCTGTAAAGAATCTACCTTAAATTAAGCAACAGAAAGACAAACATGCATAGTGGACAAACATGTATTggattgtaaaaaataatataaattttataaaaatgattgatttcacttaataatttaagacatagtggagaaaataaaaacattagatCAAAATATCATACAATCCAATACATGTTTATAACATCCACAGCACCAGCACAATTGAAACCTTTGCATGGCGTACAACAAATTCCATAGCACCAGCACCTAACTAGTGAACCAGACCAGATCAAACAGCAATAAATATTACATTTCACAAAATGCtcaagatttaaggtttaaggTCAATGCATATAAATAGTTGAGTTTTGGAAAGAAAGTTGAACGCCTTATATATAACAGACTATGTCATACTGTCTAGCTATAAAAAACCTCAATACCAAGAGAGTAGATGGGTCTGTATTTTGGTTTAATTAATTGGATGTTAACGAAAAACAATACCAATGTATTATAAGTAATCTAGGAACTATGCTATTGTAGTGAATATTCATACCTAGAGTATCATATAAAGGAACACAATAAAGTCCATGAGCATTGCAGGCCTGCATTAGTTTTTCAGTgttaatcaaaattttctagAGAAAAAGCGCACTATTTCTAGAAGAAACTAAAGACCATGACAATTAAGCAACAGAGATTGTCATTAATCTATATTAACACCAGATGTTAAAACTTCAAGTTTTGTCCATATTTTAACAGTTAAAAACCGAACGAAGAATAAAAGGGACTTCAACCAAAAACTTTAGcaacaaaatgaaattgaaggaaaaaggtAAATCATAAGATAAACTTTTAAGCAAAAACCAATATCATTGGGGACtgaaacaaaagggaaaatttaattttgattaggGCCATAAACTGTGAGCAATTATTGAACAACATAGGAGAGTGGACTCCACCCCAAgcttttccattttaatttggtAATTATTACAAGATACAGTACCTTCTTCGTTACTGACATCAgggaaaaatcaaagaaaaaatagatgcaCCTCCATGCTTATAATCCCATTCTGGAGAATTCACACCATAAATGCCACATTTTTCTCCCTACAATCCAGCAATAGACAAAGGTAAGCGTCGGACACAAAAATTGCTTATGATGATATTTCAAGCAAGTATTGGGTGGAAAAGCATCTTTCGtataatagataatataatacAGACTTACTTCCCCAAAACCACAACTTTGCATAGCATTTCCCACTTTAATTACCAATTCATATACTTCTTCATAAGTTTGCCACACGTATTTACCAGGCTGCAAAGACATATAGCACAatatgaagattttgttcaaagTCAATACAAGTTATAGAACATCAAAGTAAATCCACAGAAAATCAGAGGCACAAACTGTACAGAGATTCATTTACCTTCCCATCTAAAATCTCACGACGACCAGGCATCGGATTATCCGGACATCTCTCGACGGTCATGCTGTAACAAGTACACAAAAAGATTCGAGGAATAATCATTTCTCTAAAGATAAATTCATCGTTCTAtccatttttcatcattaaaaacagTTGTTGTAGTATCttccatttttcatcattaaaaacagTTGTTGTAGTATCTTATGGTAAAgcgaaataaaaaaaaaaaaaaagtaagttctAAGACAATAAACAGGCACATTTAAGTAAGATTATGAAAGAAGCAAAACCAAGaactatatttattcattaaaataaagaagttttgacaaaataatcacaaaagCTAAATCACATGCACAAAAGGGAAAAGCTTCCACATGGATGGGTTTAAAACCCAATTTCACACTTAACTAATAGATGGACGATACGcaagcactacaagaaaatgaaagttgaacCCGCCTACATCCAATTTCACTCTCCCTCCTTCCGAATGtctctccctcccccatctCTGCACTCGAgcttctgaaaataaaaaaacccccCACAACTCACGACGACGAACCATTTATAAATAGATGTTAGTTTATTACTACTGTTATAAAAGGAATACATTGAACTTTTTATGAAGATTGAATTGAGTCTCTTATAAAAGGATGTCTCACTCAACACATGCACCCCTGCACACTCAACGGCAAGGTAGTGATGGTGAGGTTGGACTGTATGTAGGAGGACAAAACAAGGAGAATGCAAAGGTTTCGTAAGGACATCTGCAAACTAGTCTTTCATAGAAAGGTTGTGCACAAGCGACTGTTTAGAAGCAACTGATCTATCACAGAAGAAGTTAAAATCGATTCGGATATGTTTTGTTCGTGCCGATGCTAGATTGGAAGTGAAGTAAAGTGATGGTGGCTAAGGAAGAAAAATGCCAAATTCACCAAGATGACTTATGCAACTGTTTATTTTGATTCCGTGTTTGAGTTTGCTGCTTTCCAGAGGAACAAGACGACTCAATTATATCACATCGTCGTGAGTCGTGgaggggttttttttatttttctgggtGAAGCTCAAGTGCAGAGATGGGGGAGGAAGAGACATTCGGAGGGAGGGAGAGCAAAATTGGGTGTACGTGGCTTCAGATTTCATTTTCTTGGAGTACCTACGTGTCGTCTATCTATTGGCTAGGTGTGAAATTGGGTTTTAAACCCATCTGTTGGGAAGCTTTTCCCTgcacaataaataaaaataaaaaagaaactcatTTTAGCATGGTTCTTAAAAAAtctcctaaaaataaaatctagcaGTATGAACCGGTTCAGTTACAACATAAAGTCACTGAAATCCTTAATTTCACtgtcacaaaaataataaaattcatcatCTATGCACTTGAAATCctcaaaaacaaattttgagcaaattgtttatttttagattcGTCCTCgctaaaatccaaacaaaacaaacacatgtACTTACTTTGAAATCATAAAACGCAAAACATAGATTTAGAAAACTTGGAGATCGACTTGGCCGGTTTTCTCTTCGCGGCTTTTGATCCTTGAAATCGGGGATCTCAACGGTGTGGATCTAAAAGGGAACAGGTAGAGAGGCCTAAACGATGCCCTCGAACGCGGATCTAGGCCGTCAAATCGAGCATCTGATGGAGTTTAAGCCATTGCCGGTGGCGGAGGTGAAGATGCTCTGTGACCAGGCAAGGGCGATTTTGGTAGAGGAGTGGAACGTGCAGCCGATAAAGTGCCCGGTGATGGTGTGTGGTGATATCCACGGCCAATTACTATCATCGCAGGAGAAAGGGTCTCGTTTAGTGAATTTTCGACTGGCACCAAAGCTGCGTTCTTTAACGCGGACTTAACgaaaagttaatagaaaacaagaattttcgtTTAATAGCTGATAGCCGTTTGATAGCCTCTTATATaatatagagatatatatatatatatatatatatatattcatgcacGTAGATATCTATCTCCCTCAATTAGGGTTGCGATACATCCATAATTTTGTCAGTTTCATTTCctctatatctctctctcatgtaCAAGCATATCGGATTATCAAGTAGTTGCGACACCTCCACAAGCCGCACTCTTGCTCCACATTCAGAGCATCAAAATGCAGCCCACGTTCAAGCTTCAATCTCCCTGAAACACAACACTCTCTCCTCCATTTTTAACAACCCCAAGCAGTACAAAAACCGCCATAGATTTGAGCAATTGCATTGTCATAAAAACAACGCTTATATCCCTCTCGATTTCTCTTAAGCTCAGTTGCCAACCCTGCACAACCCAGTCACGACCATAAACGGAAGCCTAGCCTGAGACGCAACCCTGTATCACAGTAGCATCACTGCAATAGAGCACCGCAGGAAGgttgatgtttatttttattcagcAATTTTGTTGTGTCCTAatgacttggtattttggaaggttgatgtttatttttgagattttgtggtgttttagattatttatatttgaataattgatgtgtaattgagaaattgaagCTTATATCTATACggtgagatatgattttaagtaacaAGAAGTAACTCTCTAAACCCTCTAGGACCGGGGTGTTATAATtctaagttgaaaaatgttttaatcataaagagatttcataaaaataaactcacaaattgatgtgatttgatgtagtgcgttagattgtaaaattttattgtaagataaatttaacgtatcatatgaaaacATTTCAATTTATAGGATCTATTTGTGAATGCAACACTTCTCTTCTAATTTTCAATAACCTATCATTAAATATGTTGATGACTTGtggcaaattaaagaaaaagaaaatagag carries:
- the LOC109021799 gene encoding long chain acyl-CoA synthetase 4-like — its product is MISNMTVERCPDNPMPGRREILDGKPGKYVWQTYEEVYELVIKVGNAMQSCGFGEGEKCGIYGVNSPEWDYKHGGLQCSWTLLCSFI